actcctccctctctgcctgatTCACCTTTGATAATGATGTGTTGCCCAAATCACACCCTGGGCTTCACTTTACCTTCACTCGAGCTCTGTATGTCACGAAACACACAAGACATCAGTCCAGACCCAGAAAGGCTTTTACCAGCACTGGGGAATGAACTTGCGACTGACtagatgggaaagccactccttaaccagtggGCCAAAAAGGTACCCAGCTCAAATCAGGCAGGTCAGTCActacaacgataataataataataataacactgggtGAAGGATTGGTCATTACGtaatcctttccttcactcactgCAGCCACCCCAACCCTCCCATGGAAATGAAAGCTTCTATTCCCCAAACTATCTCTACACATTCACTCACTACTCACGATCATTTTTACTACTTTAAGGTGTAGCTGCACCTCCTGTGTTATTTAGGCTTTCATTCCTTGTTATGTTCTCACGTACAGTGTTGGATGGAAATgctagagacagagagacacttCTGAGGTAGCTAAAGCCTTCAGTAAGATAGCAAAATGGATGGAAATgctagagacagagagacacttCTGAGGTAAAGCCTTCAGTAAGATAGCAAAATGGATGGAAATgctagagacagagagacacttCTGAGGGTAAAGCCTTCAGTAAGATGGCAAAATGGATGGAAATgctagagacagagagacacttCTGAGGTAGCTAAAGCCTTCAGTAAGGTGGCAAAATGGATGGAAATACTACTGAGGTAAAGGCTTCATAAGATGGCATAGCAAAACAACACCTAAATAAGGCACAAGCACTGGGCACAAGTACTGGATGAACAATGTATGGAGAGCAACCCATGAAACAGTTGCTTGGGTTGGATGGAAATACTAGAGATGGAGAGATACTTCTGAGGTAAAGGCTTCATAAGACGGCATAACAAAACAACACCTAAATAAGGCACAGTTACTGGATGAACAATATATGGAGAAAAACCAGCAAAACAGTCCACTCCTTTGCTATGCTTGGGTTGGACAGAAACACTAGAAAACAGTCCACTCCTTTGCTATGCTTGGGTTGGACAGAAACactagagatagagagatacttCTGAGGTAAAGGCTTCATAAGACGGCATAACAAAACAACACTTAAATGAAGCACAAGTACTGGATGATCAATGTATGGAGAGCAACCGGCAAAACAGTCCACTCCTTTGCTATGCTTGGGTTGGACAGAAACACTAGAGACAGAGATACTTCTGAGGCAAGCCCTTCCGGAGTAGGCAATACAAAATCACTCCTAAACGAAGCcaaaacagaggaaagggagcAAACACAATCTGATTCTACACTGGGAGGTTCGGGTACAAGAGAGTTGGATGCAGTTGATGTCATGTTACAAAGGTCAGGGTGAAACAAACTGTGGAATATCTTGTGTGAAAATGCGTGGAgagcttgcatgtgtgtgtggagggaattATAATGTGTGTGCATGGCATTTTAAACCcattagagaaagaggaggaggaggaggaggaggggaagggagacatgatagaaaaagaacgaaataaaggAGAACTATtttggagtaggaggaaaaataaaagttggCGACAGTAAAACCAACAgtgaactcttcttttttttcctcctcctcctcctcctcctcctcctcctcttcttatatatGCAAATGCGAACAAATTACCAAGCCTTCAGAAAATAACTGGTGcttaaaaacaacacacacaaacaagttaTTGCTTCATGCAGTGTGatgtgaaatggaaaaaaagtagattaaagaaagaaaacaaagaaaggaagtgtAATATTAAGACCCATAAATCATACTCATTCTTTCCTGGTCTATTTtactgtcaacacacacacacacacacacacacacacacacacacacacacacacacttcatcctcCCTCAGACTGTTAATTTATctaagtaggagaggaggaggaggaggaggagagcgggggagagggagaaggatggagagataaggagaaagaaaaagaggagcaagaggagagaggaagaaatgggtttTGAAAttcagaaagaagagaggaagaggaggaaagggaagaaggggagagggaggagaagaaagggggagataaTGTAGCTTCAAAAATACTGaagttagcacacacacacacacacacacacacacacacacacacacacacttaccctgcCCGCGAATGTGACCTTGACCTCGAGCGTGAcctgtgcttcttcttcttggaGGAGCGACGTGACCGATACGAGTCCTCGCTGCTGGGGGAACGctggaggcagaagaagaggaggaggaggaggaggaggaggaggaggagaatgaaaaattaGTGTCGATTTTActgtcaatatatatattttttttttacttttcctgtaATAGAAATGAAAGGACTATGGGATATCCGAGGTCTGTCTGTGCCATCCTGTCCTTATTAGTCTAGATATACCCTGAACcacatggaggaaggaaggaaggaggaggaggaggaggaggaggaggaggaggaggaggaggaggaggaggaagaaatcagTGTTGAATTTCACGTTGCCAATATTTTAAGCATTTTTTAAGCCCCTTCTATtccattttccattctctctctcttttatctccctcctctttctgaaccacatggaggaaggaagaggaggaggaggaggaggaggaggaagaaatcagTGTAGAATTTCACGTTGCCAATATTTTAAGCATTTTCTAAGCCCCTTCTATtccattttccattctttttctcttttatcttcctcctcttccctttattttcctgtccGTTCTCTCCTTGtctgttccctctttttccctccctttcctccctcttcacctctccctcacttACCGATCTGCttctgcccttcttcttcttgctcttcttcttcctggagCGTCGTCTCTCCTCCTCGGAGTCGTCGGAGAAGCTTCGGGAGCGCGAGCGAGAGCGGCGAGATTTTGCAGCGCGCTTGTGGTGGCCTTCATCGCTGTCggactgagggagagagagagagagagagagaggtggtgagggTAGAGTTATGGGTGAGTGgtcaagggagagggagataagagggagagagtaacagaaaggaataaagaaaaaaaagaaggaaaagtggaagaaaggaagggaagggacagagggaaagagaaggtagaggaaacaaggaggaaaggaaaggaaggtgaaaaggaggagaagaaggaagggaggaaaaggaaaggagggaagagaaaaaaggaagggaagggacagagggaaagagaaggtagaggaaacaaggaggaaaggaaaggaaggaaaggaggaggagaaggaaggaagggaggaaaaggaaaggagggaagaggaaaaaggaagggaaggaggaggagaaggaaggaagggaggaaaaggaaagaagggaagaggaaaaaggaaggaaaggataggagaaggagaaggaaggaagggaggaaaaggaatggaggaaaaggagaagagaagaaggaagggaggaaaaggaaaggagggaagaggaaaaaggaaggaaagaaaaggagaaggagagagaagggagaaaaagggaaggaggagggaaggaagggagggaggaaaagataaaaagtgatggatgagggaaaggaaaggagggaaaggaaggaggagaaggaagggagaaaaagaaggaggaggaggaggaggaggagaacagacagAAGCCGAGACACAAACAGAGAGTGGACGTCTTTACCGAGTAGGAGTGTGAGCGCGACCGAGacttcttcctgtccttcttcttgctcttcttcttgttgcGTGAGTGGTGGTGGCCGCACGCCTCCTCCAGGTGCTGCTGGTACTccttggggaaggggggggaagggcagTCAGTAACCAaacaaaattatttaatgtttttctttgcttaattctccttccatctctcctttctcttctctccctctccgctttctttcccctcactttacCCTTAACCCATATCCACTGTGTTattttctattgttattattatcattgttattagtcgcccctcaaatagttcagtttcggttttatacagattgtcacataagatcttttaaggattttttaattttctgcttgtcgggaaatttaaaaatccacataaaaccaaaaccgaactattggaaaccgtaccatttgagggatgactgtattagTATTATCAGAAGAGGTGAATCAGataggggtgaaggagagaaagagaaaatcaaaACATACATTGCACCAGGATACCAaggcaaaagtgaagaaaatgaagtggaAATGAAAGGAACAGCCAAAGACTATCAAAGACTGCTAGATTACCTTCATTAAACcacacccaaaattgacctctctcttggccactctctACTTTCATCTTATTCACGAGCGGCGATTAGCAAGGTTTATTTTCTGCcctattttttatctttcattgaccttaacctggtagcagcgacgggccaaatttgtggctttaccgtgtagcagcgatgggccaaatttgtggctttaccgtgtagcagcgacgggccaaatttgtggctttaccgtgtagcagcgatgggccaaatttgtggctttactgtgtaccagcgatgggccaaatttgtggctttactgtgtaccagcgatgggccaaatttgtggctttactgtgtaccagcgacgggccaaatttgtggctttaccgtgtagcagcgatgggccaactttgtgccatgatttaaactcccataatagatgatacataaactgatcacaaatgctttgatatatattatgaaatggtttgtgtgagtgatgattttttctcatttttctcgcttggagggaccattaagaaacatgatccccgctgctaccgggttaaactgcttcctttccttaaaaaaattaaaaaataaaacagcCCCCTTCTACGTACCTTGAATATCCTGATGCGCTCGGCCTCGATGGTGACGGCAGTGAAGGATGGCAGGTGCTGGACCCTCGGCCGCACGTCTTCCCAGGTGGAGCCGGAGTCCACGCCGATGGACTTGAAAGCCGCCCGCAACCCTGCCTCAAGACGCTTCATCTTCCGCGCCTCCTCCTTCAGACGCTCCTTCTCTCTCGCCTCGGcctggggtggaggaggagaaagtggaggacaaggaggaagaggaggtaggttaGTCTTCAGTCACAGAGGattgcattttttcatatttttttccttcttttttatttcttcttaggtttaaacaacacacacacacacacacaccttttcaatGAGAGCGTTGTAGGTCAGCTTCACGTTCCCAGCGTCCAGCGTGGCGGAGCGCGGGTCGTCACACACCACCGTGGCAAATTCCTTGAAGCTTGTCTTGACCTGTtgggagaataagggaaagaatggaacaTGTATGAAGCCTGTCTTGACCTgtagagggaataagggaaggggaacTGACTGTGTGTGAAGCTTGTCTTGACCTgcagagggaataagggaagggagctgACTGTGTGTGAAGCTTGTCTTGACCTgcagagggaataagggaagggaactgaCTGTGTGTGAAGCTTGTCTTGACCTgcagagggaataagggaagggaactgaCTGTGTGTGAAGCTTGTCTTGACCTgcagagggaataaggaaagggaactgACTGTGTGTGAAGCTTGTCTTGACCTGCAGAGGGAATAAGGTTAGGGAACTGACTGTGTGTGAAGCTTGTCTTGACCTGCAGAGGGAATAAGGTTAGGGAGCTGACTGTGTGTGAAGCTTGTCTTGACCTGCAGAGGGAATAAGGTTAGGGAGCTGACTGTGTGTGAAGCTTGTCTTGACCTgcagagggaataagggaagggaactTACTGTGTGTGAAGCTTGTCTTGACCTgcagagggaataaaggagaaaaacaaatgtgtgtgtggtgcagaTTTGcttgaataagaggaggaggcaaatatgTTAGTCTTGGGTCAGAGACGGCAAtgtttcttcctattattttccttctttttctctttcccttcttggaCACCCACACACATCTAAGGCCAAGGGCACAACCTCACCTGAACCTCAAACGACTTCTCCTTCAGTATCTCCTTGATGATCTTCTTCTCGTCATGGAAGCGAGACTTGAGGTCGGCAACGTAGAACTTGAAGAGGTCGAGAGGCGTTGACCCCGGCTGACCCAGCATAGCAGTGAACCTGAGGGAGGAGACACAcgataggtcaggtcaggttaggtaagattaggttaggttcatACCATatagtgctggctatcatgtgtttgaagataccctaaacttaacctatgCTGAGTGTAGTTACCGGGGTGGCAAAGACAGTTTTcgggggtcggaaatcggcaaatctATCAATGCTCTGAAGATGACGAGGACTGAGGAAAGGACAACACAGACACatgacaaaagagagaaaaaagtacgCAAAAAAATGCTAACCAAACCAACCCTCCACCACCTTgcccttcacccccctcacctTATGTCTGCCGAGATCATTGGGTACAGCTCCACCCAGAGGGACATGGAGGTCAGCTTGCCCTGCTCGTGAAGCTCGTCCAGCAGCGCGATGTAGTTGTCACGACACTTGCGCTGCTGCCTCTTGACCCTCTTCTTCTGgcgctccctctcctcctcctcctcctcctccagctgcttGATGTGCTCGGCAAAGACTATCAGGGCATCTTCCTTGTCCATGCCTGTGTGGAGGGCgacatgtgaggaggaggaggaaatgtaacCTTGGAATTAGTGCTTGAAATGGTTGGTTTGTGTGGGGACGGAGAGTGGTGGGGGGGCTGTATAGGGAAGgtgggggatgggaagagagtGGGGAGGCTGTGGGTGATAGGGGGCTGTATAGGGAAGGTGGGTGATGGGAAGAGAGTGGGGAGGCTGTGGGTAATGGGAGACTGtaagagtgtgtgagtgtgtggtggagagtgaaggagaggtcaGCCAAGAAGtcaaggagtggaggagaggtcaGTCAAGGAGCGGAGGAGAGGTCAGCTGAggtgaagaagtagaaggaaaagaagaagttccTTGACACACATGGAACTTCTGAGCACCAATCCGTCCTCTCTGTTGCTTTGTGCTGTGTCTGTATCCTACTTACTGAGCAGGTCTGTGTCCTCGGCAAAGGTTGGGTTGTCGATGAGCATTTGCTGCGCCTCAGACCAGGTGGTTTTGAAGGTGATGTTGGTCATGCTGTCCAGGATCTCACTCAGTACCTATAGGGGGATAAAAGTGAAATTTAATGAAACTTTAGCTTACCAAATAGAACTGTTGAGGCCTGGAATAATTAGTGTGGGCGAGGCAACACGTAGAGCTGAGAATATCTGTGAATCGGAAGCAAATTTAAACAGGAATagataacccggtagcagcgatgggccaaatttgtggctttaccgtgtagcagcgacgggccaactttttgccatgatataaacccccaaaatagatgatgcataatctgatcacaaatgctttgatatatattatgaaatggtttgtgtgagtgatgatttttttctcatttctttcgcttagagggaccattaagaaacatgatccctgctgctaccaggttaaggagaCAGGACAACACAAGCTGATATGAAAACGAGAGAGTTGGAAGAAGCAggactgagtgtgctgagagggagtgccagaacagggagagatggagacacttctgacATGGCCACCCCCAGGAGGGAAGTTACCGTGAGGGAGAAGGGCATTGGAgatattgacagatagatagagagttggaaagtttcgtttagtcggcgcaacacctgtggtcatatgccggagagagacagaaggggaaggaattatagaaggggacAGATCCTAGGaaatgggacacaacccccgattaatacctggtacccattgacagatagatagaaattcTGTACACTGTAAGAAGGTTAATACATCTAGGTTAATACAGCAAGGTCACCACAACCTCACCTTCATGTTCCTTTTGCGCATggccttgttctcctccttctccttcttggctAGGTTGAACACAACGTCCTCGTACACCTCGCGCCTCTCAGACTCAGGCACGCATTTCCACAGCTGACAGAACGCACATATATATAAGACACTCTGGCTCAGGAATAACTCTTACACTAGGCAATATTCCTGTGATTTATGACATTAAGTTAACTCTGGCTTGGGAATAACTCTTATGCAAGGCAATATTAAGTTAACTCTGGCTTGGGAATAACTCTTACACAAGGCAATATTAAGTTAACTCTGGCTTGGGAATAACTCTTACGCTAGGCAATATTTCTGTGATTTATGACATTAAGTTAACTCTGGCTTGGGAATAACTCTTACACTAGGCAATATTTCTGTGATTTATGACATTAAGTTAACTCTGGCTTGGGAATAACTCAATATTTCTGTGATTTATGACATTGTTAACTCTGGCTTGGGAATAACTCAATATTTCTGTGATTTATGACATTGTTAACTCTGGCTTGGGAATAACTCAATATTTCTGTGATTTATGACATTGTTAACTCTGGCTTGGGAATAACTCTTACGCAGGGCAATATTTCTGTGATTTATGACATTAAGTTAAAACTGGAATGGGAATAACTCTTACATGAGCAATATTTCTGTGATTTATGACATTGTTAACTCTGGCTTGGGAATAACTCTTACATGGGCAATATTTCTGTGATTTATGACATTGTTAACTCTGGCTTGGGAATAACTCAATATTTCTGTGATTTATGACATTGTTAACTCTGGCTTGGGAATAACTCTTACGCAGGGCAATATTTCTGTGATTTATGACATTGTTAACTCTGGCTTGGGAATAACTCTTACGCAGGGCAATATTTCTGTGATTTATGACATTAGGTTATTCTATGCCACCTTTGTATGTGATAGCACTACTTTATTATAAGCTGGTTTCTATGTCTTCATGATACAAGAAAAGTGCAGTTTTCCtcaaagaaatataaatacatgAATTGAATTAGAAGAGGAAGTTGTGAAGGCAAAAGTGTGTGGTAATTTAAGGAAACACTGAACAAATATAGATGACATGTATAGGAAGTAAATATAGATGTGACCATACAAGTGTGGCTCAGGCCCTGCACGCTACAATGAGGTGAGTACGACAGGTAGGTGGAGCAAGACTAAGGAAACACTGGACAAATATTGATGTAATGTAGAGGAAGTAAATATAGATGTGACCATACAAGCGTGGCTCAGGCCCTGCACAGTATAATGAGGTAAATACGACAGGTAGGTGGAGCAAGACTTAATAAAACAAGTAGGTAGAGTGAGACTTAATAAAACTGAGGTAAATACAACAACTAGGTAGGCGTTCATTatggatattttctttttttttacaacaaaggagacagctcaagggcacaaaaaaaaggaaacaataataaaaataaaaaaaagcccgctgctcgctgctcctaaaaaagaatcaaaggaggtggccgaaagagaggtcaattgcactgtgttattgcagtttctctaataggTAGGTAGAGCAAGGTGTGAGAAAATGCAGCTAGTGTAATAAGACAAGGTTCTTGGTTACCTCGAGGTGCTGGAACATCTCGTGGCAGCGGTAGTACTTGATGGTAGAACTCATCCGCTCATTGTTCAGCAGGAAATGCTCCAGGTCCTCCTTGGCCTTCTTGGCACGCAGTCGCTGCTCCTCCTGTgacaccaagaccaagaccgagggTGAGCTGATGCAGTATATTTTATTATCCCTAACAGGCAAGTGAggaaatagattttttttttttccccccctagCCCCTtgcctgcggatttcctacaagaattcCTCACCAAGcgacaggaatggaacaaaaagtggctgctacaattcaatgaagaaaaatgtaaagttctgcaccttgggaggggatatccagcataccaataccacatgggaaacactccactatccaccacagaggcagagaaagacctgggactatatgttaccaggctaccagtgaaggagtatccagcacaccaataccacatgggaaacactccactatccaccacagaggcagagaaagacctgggactatatgttaccaggctaccagtgagggaatatccagcataccaataccacatgggaaacactccactatccaccacagaggcagagaaagacctgggactatacgttaccaggctaccagagaaaGACAAATCCATACCAATCACAGCAGAAGTGTTAAATTGCTTTCCTTGCCGTAAAAAGATGAGACATAAaacccaccttctcctccttggcGCGCTGGACCTTGTAGGCGTTGAATGCTTGCTTCTTTTCGTTGAGCTTGTTGAAGGCCTCGTACCGCACGTCATTCTGGATTAACCGCACGGCCCGGTCCCACGTGGCGTCGCTGGGCACTCCctggggcgggggagggaggaagatcgGTGAGGGAAAACATTGAAAAGGTCAGCGAGGAAAATATGTGAGGATTGGTGAGGGAAAACATTGAAATGTCAGTGAGAAAAACATGAGGATTGGTGGGGAAAAACATTTCACGAACACTTGATAATAATAGAATAaagtggaataataataatagaataatagaataaaataaaataatagaataaaacagaaaaaaatgaataataaaatgagaataaaataatacaacagaataaaataacagaataaaataaaataataaaataaaaataaaataaagtaaaataaaaaataaaaaacataaaaataaaataattaaataaaaataataataataataaaataaaaaaaataataaaataaaataaaataataaaataaagtaaaataatacaaataaaatagcctaataaatggCCCTGTCTCTCACCTTGTCTCTGAGGAACTCCTTGAAGGCCTCCAGCGCCTCCTTCTTGTCCTTGAAGACCAGCAGCTTGGGCTCAGGAACCTCCTTCACCTCAGCtgatgatgggaggaaggggggggggtcagtctctctctctctctctctctctctctctctctctctctctctctctctctctctctctctctctctctctctctctctcttctcttttcttctttattctctcctattctctctctctctctctctctctctctctctctctctctctctctctctctctctctctctctctctctcacacacacacacactagcagctAAAAACACTACTAactgaggaggtaaggaaggatacAGGGAGCTAGTAGTTATGTCAGCATGCCTCTGTCCTCTATAATTTCCATAACACGGGCTGCCAGGCGACGTAATTATGCATGAATGTAAGGATAATgaggaacgcacacacacacacacacacacacacaccctcgagTCCTTATTTAAACAACTAACGTCACTCCACATACAAGCCACCCGTCCATCCATGCTAATATTCGCTACACTATCATGCCtcatctttaacccggtagcagcgacgggccaaatttgtggctttaccgtgtaccagtgatgggctacatttgtgggtttaccgtgtaccagtgatgggctaaatttgtgggtttaccgtgtaccagtgatgggctaa
This genomic interval from Eriocheir sinensis breed Jianghai 21 chromosome 41, ASM2467909v1, whole genome shotgun sequence contains the following:
- the LOC127009713 gene encoding pre-mRNA-processing factor 40 homolog B-like isoform X2, with the translated sequence MTGGMNPGKGGGSNNPSGYGAPPMGFRMPPPGPGMPPRLPPPSFMGQGGGPGMPPAFNVPPPGFLNSFSQAGAGDPGNSAVISAAPQLNTPPASNSPAAAAPPSVVSPADPTQGAMPATTPPANIAMPSTPAPALPASAPVAAAAAAVGAPAAAAKPDAASATKEKKSVWTEHKAPGGRVYYYNTVLRQSSWEKPDELKTAAELLLSQCAWKEYKSESGKVYYHNVNTKESQWTIPKELEELKAKILAEEQEEKTGGPSAGPPPGAPPEDKKPGSALDPSTLRMDKTGPGGGGGGGGPPEDKKVGSALDQAMAATLAAIEVPSTASAAKAEVKEVPEPKLLVFKDKKEALEAFKEFLRDKGVPSDATWDRAVRLIQNDVRYEAFNKLNEKKQAFNAYKVQRAKEEKEEQRLRAKKAKEDLEHFLLNNERMSSTIKYYRCHEMFQHLELWKCVPESERREVYEDVVFNLAKKEKEENKAMRKRNMKVLSEILDSMTNITFKTTWSEAQQMLIDNPTFAEDTDLLSMDKEDALIVFAEHIKQLEEEEEEERERQKKRVKRQQRKCRDNYIALLDELHEQGKLTSMSLWVELYPMISADIRFTAMLGQPGSTPLDLFKFYVADLKSRFHDEKKIIKEILKEKSFEVQVKTSFKEFATVVCDDPRSATLDAGNVKLTYNALIEKAEAREKERLKEEARKMKRLEAGLRAAFKSIGVDSGSTWEDVRPRVQHLPSFTAVTIEAERIRIFKEYQQHLEEACGHHHSRNKKKSKKKDRKKSRSRSHSYSSDSDEGHHKRAAKSRRSRSRSRSFSDDSEEERRRSRKKKSKKKKGRSRSRSPSSEDSYRSRRSSKKKKHRSRSRSRSHSRAGSRGHSEGDSGQRSSEREAGEVSLEEGELSEDELEKKRAQLMKELENIN
- the LOC127009713 gene encoding pre-mRNA-processing factor 40 homolog B-like isoform X1, whose protein sequence is MDGWTDILNHTQNILLHLSTGGMNPGKGGGSNNPSGYGAPPMGFRMPPPGPGMPPRLPPPSFMGQGGGPGMPPAFNVPPPGFLNSFSQAGAGDPGNSAVISAAPQLNTPPASNSPAAAAPPSVVSPADPTQGAMPATTPPANIAMPSTPAPALPASAPVAAAAAAVGAPAAAAKPDAASATKEKKSVWTEHKAPGGRVYYYNTVLRQSSWEKPDELKTAAELLLSQCAWKEYKSESGKVYYHNVNTKESQWTIPKELEELKAKILAEEQEEKTGGPSAGPPPGAPPEDKKPGSALDPSTLRMDKTGPGGGGGGGGPPEDKKVGSALDQAMAATLAAIEVPSTASAAKAEVKEVPEPKLLVFKDKKEALEAFKEFLRDKGVPSDATWDRAVRLIQNDVRYEAFNKLNEKKQAFNAYKVQRAKEEKEEQRLRAKKAKEDLEHFLLNNERMSSTIKYYRCHEMFQHLELWKCVPESERREVYEDVVFNLAKKEKEENKAMRKRNMKVLSEILDSMTNITFKTTWSEAQQMLIDNPTFAEDTDLLSMDKEDALIVFAEHIKQLEEEEEEERERQKKRVKRQQRKCRDNYIALLDELHEQGKLTSMSLWVELYPMISADIRFTAMLGQPGSTPLDLFKFYVADLKSRFHDEKKIIKEILKEKSFEVQVKTSFKEFATVVCDDPRSATLDAGNVKLTYNALIEKAEAREKERLKEEARKMKRLEAGLRAAFKSIGVDSGSTWEDVRPRVQHLPSFTAVTIEAERIRIFKEYQQHLEEACGHHHSRNKKKSKKKDRKKSRSRSHSYSSDSDEGHHKRAAKSRRSRSRSRSFSDDSEEERRRSRKKKSKKKKGRSRSRSPSSEDSYRSRRSSKKKKHRSRSRSRSHSRAGSRGHSEGDSGQRSSEREAGEVSLEEGELSEDELEKKRAQLMKELENIN